The genomic DNA CTATGGACAATCTCATTACCGGAGATTTAAAAAACATTGAACACCTGTTTCATCTGGAGCAATTTGAGTTCCATTATCACGACGTCACAAAATTTGTTCATGTTTCGGGAGACCTCGACTATATTTTACATTTTGCTTCTCCTGCATCGCCTATAGATTATTTAAAAATCCCTATCCAGACTCTAAAAGTTGGTTCTCTGGGAATCTACCATCTGTTGGGACTTGCGAAGGAAAAAAATGCCCGGCTACTGATAGCTTCTACTTCTGAGGTTTATGGAGATCCGCTCGTACATCCCCAAACTGAAGATTATTTCGGAAATGTAGATCCAATTGGACCACGTGGAGTTTATGATGAAGCTAAAAGGTTTCAGGAAGCTATAACAATGGCATATCATACATATCACGGTTTAGATACCCGAATAGTAAGAATTTTTAACACATACGGACCTCGTATGCGCCTAAACGACGGGAGAGTAATTCCGGCATTTATAGGTCAGGCACTGAGAGGTGAAGATCTTACAGTTTTTGGTGATGGTTCGCAAACAAGATCATTCTGCTATGTTGATGATCAAATTGACGGAATTTATAAACTTTTAATGAGCAA from Bacteroidota bacterium includes the following:
- a CDS encoding UDP-glucuronic acid decarboxylase family protein translates to MKRVLITGAAGFLGSHLCDKFIDEGFHVIAMDNLITGDLKNIEHLFHLEQFEFHYHDVTKFVHVSGDLDYILHFASPASPIDYLKIPIQTLKVGSLGIYHLLGLAKEKNARLLIASTSEVYGDPLVHPQTEDYFGNVDPIGPRGVYDEAKRFQEAITMAYHTYHGLDTRIVRIFNTYGPRMRLNDGRVIPAFIGQALRGEDLTVFGDGSQTRSFCYVDDQIDGIYKLLMSNYTKPVNIGNPNEITISDFAEEIIKLTGTEQKVVYKALPVNDPLQRQPDITRAKEILGWEPKVQREEGLKITYEYFKSLPRETLFRQEHNTFDKYIKK